The DNA window AAGGTGCGACGGCCATTCTCGCCACCATCGATGGCCATCCCGCCGGGGTCATCGCCATCGCCGACCCAGTGAAGGTTTCGACACAAGAGGCGCTCCGCGCTTTGCAGGCTGATGGTATCCACATCGTCATGCTGACTGGCGACAATCGCGCTACCGCCGAGGCCGTCGCCCGTCGCCTGGGTATCGACGAGGTGAAAGCGGAAGTGTTGCCCGCCGAGAAGGGCGACGTGGTCGCGGCCTTGCGTAGGCAGGGCAAGATCGTCGCCATGGCAGGCGACGGTGTGAATGACGCACCGGCGCTCGCAGCGGCCGATGTCGGCATCGCCATGGGAACGGGGACCGATGTTGCTATCGAAAGCGCCGGTGTGACGTTGCTGCGCGGCGATCTCAGCGGCATCGTCAAGGCGCGTCAGCTGAGCCAGGCAACCATGCGCAATATCCGCCAGAACTTGGCTCTTGCCTTTGTCTATAACGTCGCCGGCATTCCGATTGCCGCCGGCGTGCTTTATCCCGCCTTCGGCGTGGTTCTGTCGCCGGTGGTCGCCGCCGCGGCCATGGCGCTCTCCTCGGTCAGCGTCATTGCCAATGCACTGCGGCTTCGCCAGGCTAAGTCTTGAAGACGTTCAAATAAAAAGGGGCGGGATAACGATCCCGCCCCATAGGTTATTGTATTATTGCGCCAATTACTTGATGGCGCCCGACTTCTTGTGGATCTCGATGAACGTGGCGACGTTGTCCTTGGTCACCAGCGGGCAATCGATGTCGGTGTCGATCTGGGTGATCTTGCCGGTCAGCAGGTCATGAGCAACGCTGACGTTCTTGGCGGCGAGGTCATAGGCATTCTGCAGCGCCGTGGACGTCATCTTGCCAGACTGGATCAGCAGCATCGCCTCAGCGGTACCGTCGACGCCGTAGGCGAGGATCTTGGCGAACTTCGGATCGTCCTTGACGACTTCCAGGGCGCCGGCGGCCATGTTGTCGTTCATGGATACGATGGCGTCGATCTTGTCGTTGGCCTGGACCCAGTCTTCCATGTAGCGCATGGCTTCTTCTTTGTTCCAATGCGCAATCTGCTCGCCGACGATCTTCACGTCGGTACGCTTGTCGAAGAATTCCTTCTGCCAGGCGTCACGACGCATATCGGCGTGCATGTTGCCTGACGGACCGTCCAGAACGACAACGTTGGCGCCCTGCGGGATCTGGGTGATAGCCAGACGGGCGTTCACGGCAGCCTGCTCATACGGATCGGCGTCGACCGATGATGAGCCGGGGATGTTCTTGATGCGCGCGTTGGTGGTAATGACCTTGACGCCATCCTTGACGGCCTGCTCGACATAGGGACGCTGAGCTTCGCCGTTGTTCGGCTGAACGATGATCAGGTCGTACTTGTTGGCGACGGAGTTCTCGATGAACGCGTTCTCCTTGGCATCGTCCGCCTGGGAGTCCATGACGTCGACCGTCATATCCGGGTACTTCTTGACTTCGTCCATGATGCCGTTGGCCAGCCAGGCGGCAAAGGAGTCGGCCTGGGCGCGGGCGATGAACGCGATCTTATAGTTCTGAGCCTGAGCAACCGTCGTCGCAGCCAAACACAGGGCAGCCACAGCCGTAACGGTACGGAGCGTTTTCATAAACTTCGTCATTTGTATCTCCTCCAAGATATCCTACCGAAGGGGCAACTATCGACAGATACGGCCCCACTAATCCTCCAAAGCGAATGCACTAACCTTTAGCCTCCTTTCGCTCAGTCGGTATTTTGGCCGCGCCAAGAGTCTTCCTGGTGCGATTGACTTTGGCCCACATGTCGTAGCCGACAGCCAGGGCGATGATCGCGCCCTTGATGACTTGCTGCAGATACGAATCCACGCCGGCCAAATTCATGATATTGTTAAGGAACCCAACGATGAACGCGCCGGCAAGCGTTCCTCCGGCCGTTCCAAGCCCGCCGGAAAAACTGGTACCGCCGATGATCGCGGCTGTCAGAGCTTCGAATTCGTAGCCCTGACCTGAGTTGGGGGCGCCGACGTTGGTGCGGGCCATCAATATGATGCCAGCAAGGCCCACGAAGACACCGTTGATCAGATAGGCGCCGACCTTGATCCGACCGATATTGATGCCGGAGGCCCGGGCCGCCTCTTCGTTGCCCCCCACCGCGTAGAGCGAGCGACCGAAGCTTGTATGGCCAAGAATGTACCAGGTCAGAATGCCGATAAGGATCATGAACAAGACTGGGATCGGAATAAATCCAATATTTCCCTGTCCGAACCAGATATAATCGCCAATCTGGTAGATGTTCTGGCCCTTCGTGAAGAGCAAAGCGATACCTCTGGCCATCGTCATCATCGCCAGCGTTGCGATGAACGCTGGAATATTGAAGCGCCGGACGAGGATGCCATTGACGAAGTTGCAGAGCACACCGACGATCAGACCGACGGCGAAGGCAAGGGACAGCGAGCCCGTTTCCTTGAAGACGTAGACCGAAAAGACGCCCGCCAGTGCCAGAACCGAGCCACAGGAAAGGTCCAGGAGGCCGCCGATGATGAGGATTGTTTCACCGAAGGCTAAGATCGTCGTGACGGAAATCTGAACCGAGATGTTCGATATATTTCGCGCGGATAGAAAATTCGGGCTCAGAAGATTGCAGACAATGATCATAGCGATAAGGACCAAATAAATGGAGTATCGCGACTTGATGGTCTGCCACTTCTCCCTCGTCATCAGGTTGTTCATTTTCCGCCCCTTTAGATCTCGTCAACTCGAGTTTTTCCGGTGAATTCGGGCTCACCCAAAAAGCTCTATCTCTTTGTTAAGGCGCAGTTCCGGACGCAAAACCGGTTCCCACTTTTGCTGGAACTGCTCTGGTCAGCGATCAGACCGCTTTTCTGGTCATATTCATCGCGTAACGCATGATTACTTCTTGAGAAAACTCGTCTCTCTCGAGTTCGCCCGTTATCCGTCCCCCGGCCATCACGTACATCCGGTCGCACATGCCGATCAGCTCCGGAAGTTCAGAAGAGACCATGATGATCGACTTTCCCTCTCTTACGAGGTTCGTCATCAGCTTGTAGATCTCGAACTTTGCACCGACGTCGATACCACGCGTCGGTTCATCGAGAATGAGAATATCCGGATTCTGAAGCATCCACTTAGACAGGACGACCTTTTGCTGGTTTCCGCCGCTCAACGTACTGATTTGCACATCAATGGATGCCATCTTCACATTGATCTTCTTGCATATCTCTTCGACCCGACTTCTCTCCTTGGCCTTGTGCAGGTACCCTTTCTGGAAAAACTGGTCCATCGAGGCCAAGGTGACGTTTTCCTTGACGTCGCGGATCGGAACGATGCCGTAACGCCGCCGATCTTCGGACAGCATCACAACGCCGTTCTTGATGCTGTCCTGAACATTGCGAACCTTAACCGGCGCGCCATGGACCTTCACGGTTCCACCGAAACGCTCGTCGAGGCCGAAGAGCGCACGCATCACCTCTGTCCGCCCGGCGCCGACCAGACCGGCAAAGCCGACGATCTCGCCCTTCTTGACGTTGAAGGAGATATCGGAAAAGCCCGTGGGCCCGCTGAAATTCTCGACTTCCAGGACAACTTCGCCGACAGCAACGTCTTCCTTGGGATATCCTTGCCCCAGGGCGCGGCCGACCATCAGAGCAATGACGGAGTCAATGTCGAACTTGTCCTTGGGCCGAGTCTCGATCACCTTACCGTCGCGCAGGATCGAGATCTCGTCGGCAATGCGGAAGATTTCGTCCATCTTGTGCGAGATGTAGACGATGCCCTTTCCACGAGCACGAAGATCGGCGATCTTCTCAAAGAGAATTTCGATTTCCTTGTTGGTAATGGACGAGGTCGGCTCATCCATGATGATGATGTCCGCATCTCTGGAAATGGCCTTCAGAATTTCCAACATCTGAAGGTTGGAGATCGACAGATCCTTCAGCTTGGTTTCCGGATCATAGGGCAGGTTTTCCTGCTTAAGCAGTTGAAGCGTCTTCTGCCGAATGGTCTTCCAATCGATCCGCCCGAACCTCTTCTTCGGCCAGCGGCCGGCGAAGAGGCTCTCCTCGATGGTCATTTCAGGCGTGTAGTTCAGTTCCTGAAAGATCATCGAAATACCCAGCTCACCCGCCCGGATCGGGGAGCTGACTTCGACCTTCTCGCCTCGGATCAACGTCTCGCCGCCATCAGGCTGGTAAATGCCGTTGATGATTTTCATCAACGTCGACTTGCCGGCGCCGTTTTCGCCGCACAGCACATGAACCGAACCTTCCTTTACAGAAAAACAGACGTCTTCCAGCGCTTTCACACCCGGAAACGACTTGCTTATATTTCTGACCTCAAGAAGATTTTTTTGCATCGAATGGGTCCTTGATCGGCCGGATGGCGAATGGGATCGACTTGGCGCGCGGGTCAATGCACGCCATGAACCTGGGCGAGCCGAGCCCGATAGAGACCGAAGGCGTCGTCGTAGGCAGACTTGCGGCCAACCGCCGGTGTTGTCGTCTTGTCGGCATCGAGGGTGACGCAACGATCGGCAATGGCGGCGATAGCCTCGCCCGCCCCGTTCGCCCGACCGTAGGCCCAGATCGCCTGGATCGCCGCGCCGAGACATCCGGCCTCATCGCCCGTGGGCACCACGATCTCGGCACCGGTCATGTCAGCGACCATCTGGCGCCAGGGCTTGCTGCGGGCGCCGCCACCGATCATGAACACACGCTCGGCGGGCTTGTCGCCACGGATGCGATGAAGGCCGGCGAGCACGCCGAAGGTCACGCCCTCCACCATGGCCCGCATCAGATTTTCCGGCGTCATGTTGACGGCGGACAGGCCGAGAATGCTGCCGCGGGCGGTCGGCAGATCGGGAGTTCGTTCGCCATTGAGGAACGGCAGCATGGTGATGCCACCGGCACCCGGCGCGGTCGCCTCCAGCGCTTCGGAGACAAAGCCGACATCGTGCCCGAAAAGATGGGCGCCGCCGGAGGTAACATTGGTAGCATTCATGGTGCAGACGAGCGGCAGCCAGCCGCCGGTCGACGAACAGAAAGGCGCGACGGCGCCGCTCGGGTCGAGAACCGGCGTATCGGAGTAGGAAAAGACCGTCGCCGAGGTACCGAGGCTGATGGTGACCACGCCCTCGCGCACGTTTCCGGTGCCGATGGCACCCATCATGTTGTCGCCACCGCCGGCCGCCACCAGACAGTTGGTGGTGAGGCCCAGCGCTTCGGCCGCTGCCTGCGTCAGCTTTCCGACGATGGCGTCGGGCGCAACGAGGTCCGGCAGAGCAGCCGCGAGATGGCCGATACCGCGATCAATGACCGACAAAACCTCGGGCGCCCAGGCCCGCTTGCGAACATCGAAGAACCCCGTTCCCGAAGCGTCGCCGTATTCGGCAACGAAACGACCGGTAAGCCAATGATTCAGATAGTCGTGTGGCAGAAGGATATGGGCGATACGAGCAAAATTGGCGGGCTCCCGATCAGCCAGGAAAGCAAGCTTGGAAATGGTGTAGCCGGTGAGAGGAATGATGCCGATCTTCTCGAACCAGGCCGACGGCCCGCCAAAAGCAGCGACGATCCGCTCATTGTCGGGAGCCGTCTCGGTGTCGTTCCAGAGTTTGGCAGGGCGGATCACCGCTCCTTTGTCGTCGAGCACGGCAAGACCATGTTGCTGGCCTGAAACGCCCAGACAACGGATCGCGTCGGCGGGTAAGGCCGCCTCATTGAGCGCCATCCGTACAGCCGCGACCATCGCGTCCACCCAGATCGACGGGTGCTGCTCGCGGGCGCCGGTGTCGCGTTCGGTCAGGCTATGGGTAGCGTGACCGCGGCCGCGCACTCGCCCGTTCTCGTCGATGACGAGCGCCTTGGTCCCCTGCGTTCCGCAGTCAACGCCGATAAACATTATCCTCTCCTCCCTCACCCACCTGCCGGTCGGCCAGCGAACACCCGATCGGCGGGCTCCTCCGCCCGACATGCCGATGGTGCTCTCGCTCAGCCTCATGAGATTCGGCCGAAGGTTCGTCAGCGACTGCCCAAACCCTCAGATCAGATCGATGTGATCTGACCCTCCATCTTCCTCTGAGACCAATTGACCTTCTAAACCCGCAAATAGGCCATGTATTCGATGCACCTAAGCTTGCCATGACCTTCGAAATTTCCTCGGGCGGTCGATCTTCCCTTCTTCCACCCGGGCCGCCTCACGGCGGGAACAATTCGAACGATTAAGGCTCCCCGTACCGAACGGCGACACCTTGGTCGTCAACCAGACGCGGAACACCCATTTGAGGAGCTTGGGAGCTGTCTGAGGTGACGGCTTGCATTCCTCATGCATGCCTGTCAGTCACCCCGAACGGCGCTCCGCGTCAGTCGTGCGATCAGAACGTGATTTGAACCTTGACGTCCGAGGGGTTCTGCTGGGAGGCCCGTTGGAAGGCCTCGATCGACTTGTCGAACGGATAGCTTGCCGAGATCAGCGGCTTCACATCGATCTTGCCCGAGCCCAGGAGCGCCAGCGTGCGATCCCAGACATTGGCGTAGCGGAAGATGCCGGTGAGACTGATTTCCTTGACTTCCAGCGCCACCACGTCGAGCGGTACCCGATCCTGAGGCATGCCGACCAGAACCACCCGGCCACCCTGGGTGACCACGTCCAGCATGTCGTCGAACGCCTTGGGGCTGCCGCTCGCCTCGAAGAACAGGTCAGCGCCCTTGCCGGCTGTCCGCGCCGCCACGACATCGGCGAGCTTCTCTTTGGTCAGATCGACCGCGATGACGCCGGGCACATTGGCGATGATGTCGAGCTTGGCCTTGGCGACGTCGCTGACGATCACTTCCGAGCAACCGGAGGCCAATGCTGCGAAGGCCACCATCATGCCGATGGTGCCGGCACCGGCCACCACGGCGATGTCGCCGGGGCGAATAGCGCCCTTGGCGGCGGCGTAGACGCCGATCGCCAGCGGCTCGACCATGGCGCCTTCGGCAAACGATACGCTGTCGGGCAGCTTGTAGGTCAGCGCTGCCGGATGCACCACCTCCGGCGTCAGGCAGCCGTGGATCGGCGGCGTCGCCCAGAAGCGCACGGCCGGATCGAGATTATAGTGGCCTTCCAGCGTCTGGCGCGAACCGAAATCGGGAATGCCGGGCTCCATGCAGACGCGATCGCCGACCTTGAGATGGGCGACCTTGGCGCCGACCGCCGTCACCACGCCCGATGCCTCATGGCCGAGCACCATTGGCTCGTTGACGATGAAGTCGCCGATGCGGCCGTGCTTGTAATAGTGGACATCGCTGCCGCAGATACCGACCGCCTTGATGGCGACCCGAACCTCACCGGCCGCCGGCGTTAAAGTGCCGGGAACCTCGATATCGCGAAGACGAATGTCTCCAATGCCCTCGAGAACGACGGCTCTTACCTTCATAGCTTTTCCTCCCGAGCCGCTGGCCTACATTCTCGGATGGGCTTGCACGGCTCTTGATGAGGGAGAGTATGGGCGCCGAACGCTATTCCCGCTAAGCCAATTCAACAAATCTATGTGCATTATTTTACATTTTGAAACCTGGAGACGTTCCAAACCCGCCCACTGATTGTAACTTTCCCAATCGACGACCTCAAACTGTGCGGGCTCCTTCCGCAAGCTTGGTTGATCGGCAACTCACCGAACCCGACCGCAGCTGGCCTTGCTTTCTTATTTCGGAGCGTACTTTTCCGGAAAAAAGGCCAAGAACCGAGCCACCACCAACTACCTCCCGCCTCCGAGCTTATCGACGGGACTTGCAACGCCAAGGGAACCGTTCCTCTCACGGCAGGTTTCACGAACAACCGATTGTGTCCCCCAAGCCGCATCCTGCCGAGCATCCTCTTCGAATGGTTTTCCAACTAGCAAGACGGCGACCAGGCGTCCGCGATGTTTGCTGCGGGAAGCCGCGCCATTCCAGCGCCGCCGGAACTATGCGGCACAGAACCAGATCGGCACTCGATCAATGATTGGCCGGTCACCACCAAAAGAGACGCCGCCCGCTTCCCACCATCGCCCGGAGATCGTTTGAATGCGTAAAGTGTTGCCTGGCTCTGCATTTCCCCTGGGTGTGACGGTCGATGACAAAGGTGCCAATTTCGCTCTATTTTCTGACAACGCTACCGGTGTAACGCTCTGTCTGTTCGACCGGTTCGGGGTCACCGAGAAGGAGCGCATTTCGCTGCGGGAATGCACCAATGGCGTCTGGCATTGTTACCTGCCGGGCGTCGGACGGGGGCAGGTCTACGGCTGGCGTGTCCATGGACCTTGGGCACCGGAAGCCGGTCACCGCTTCAATCCCAACAAGCTGTTGCTCGACCCTTATGCCCGCCAGCTGGTCGGCGACATCCGCTGGAACGACACGCTCTACGGCTATGAGATCGGCGCGGGCGATGATGCCGATTTGGTCATGGACGAACGCGACAGCGCCGCTTACATGCCGAAGGCGCGCGTGGTTGCCGGCACACCCATGGTCACGACCCAGCATCCGCACGTTTCCTGGGCGAAGACGGTGATCTATGAAGGCCATGTGCGTGGCCTCACCATGCTTCACCCACTGGTACCGCAGACAATCCGCGGAACCTTCTCCGCTCTCGGGCAGCCGGAATTTGTCGATTACCTAGTCCGGCTCGGCATTACCACGCTGGAGTTGCTGCCGGTCCAGTCGTTCCTGCAGGATCGCCATCTCGTCGATAGCGGGCTATCCAATTACTGGGGCTACAATAGCCTGGGCTTTTTCGCCCCCGAGCCCCGCTATCTCGGTGACAATGGTCTTGAATCGATCGGCGAAGCGGTTGACCTGCTGCACCAGGCCGGCATCGAAGTCATTTTAGACGTCGTCTACAATCATACCTGCGAAGGCAATCACCTCGGACCGACGCTATCCTTCAAGGGCATAGACAACGCGTCGTATTATCGCCTGCTGCCAGACGATAGCCGCTACTACGACAACTTGACCGGCTGCGGAAATGCACTGAATACCGATCATCCGCGCGTGCTGCAGATGGTGTTGGACAGCCTGCGCCTATGGGCCTCGGTCTATGGCATCGACGGTTTCCGTTTCGATCTTGCCACGACGCTCGGCCGACGCCCCAACGGTTTCGATCCGGGGCACGCCTTTTTCAACGCCATCCTCCAGGACCCCCTGTTGGGTGGCCTGAAGCTGATCGCCGAACCTTGGGATGTCGGACCGGGCGGCTACCAGCTCGGGTCCTTTCCTCCGGGTTTCTCGGAGTGGAATGGTGACTACCGCGACAAGGTGCGCGGTTTCTGGTGTGGCGAAGAAGGTCTGTTGCCGAGCTTTGCCACGCGCGTTGCCGCGTCGCAGGACATCTTCGCCGAAGGACGCCGCCGGCCGTGGTCGAGCGTCAACTTCATTACCGCCCATGACGGTTTCACCCTCCACGACCTCGTCAGCTACAACCACAAGCACAATGAGGCCAACGGTGAGGACAATCGCGACGGCCACGACGACAACAAGAGTTGGAATTGTGGCGCCGAGGGCGAAACCGACGATGAGGCCGTCAATGCGCTGAGGCGTCGACAGAAACGTAACCTGCTGGCCACGTTGTTCCTCAGCCAGGGCGTACCGATGGTGCTCGCTGGCGACGAGTGTTCGAACACACAAGGCGGCAACAACAACGCCTACTGCCAGGACAACGAGATCGGATGGGTGAACTGGTCGGATAACGACCCGGAATTGCCTCGCTTCGTCGCCCGGCTCGCCGACCTCAGGAAGAACCATTCCGCCCTGTCACGACCGGAGTTCCTGACGGGCGCGCGCAACGAGATGGGCCAGCCCGATGTCGTCTGGTTCAACAACCATGGCGAACGGATGACCGAGGAGGACTGGGGAAATCCGCACTCCAAATGCCTCACCCTGCGCCTTGCCCCGGTCCTCGAAAGCGAAACGCCGCTGCTGATCATGTTGAACGCCTCGCATGTCGCCGTCCGGTTCCAAATCCCACCGGGGCATCCGGGAGATTGGGAAGTGGTTCTCGCGACCGACACTGGTTTCGAAGATGTCCGGCTAGCCGATGGTGCTGGCTTCACCATGCCGGCTCGAACCGTTGTTCTCGCGGAATGGCGGGAACAAAGCGCGGTCAGCTTCGTTCCGGGAGGAGTTCTACCGACGGATGCGCCGGATCCGATCGATAAGTGACGGCGCACGTCCATCGAGGCCCCGCCTGATCTGACTGTCCACGGCGCCACTCGTTCCGCCAGTTCTTCTCAAGGAGTCTTGCCTTGACAATTCGCACCGTCCACCGCGAACAGGAAATGAAGTTCGGCACCCAGATAATACCGAACGGAGTGCGGTTTCGTCTCTGGGCGCCGCTGGTGCCATTCGTCGAGCTGGAGATCGACGGTTGGTCGTTGCCCATGCGACAAGACGTGCGCGGGTGGTACGAAGCTGAGGTTCCGGGCGCCAGCCCCGGCAGTCACTATGTATTCTGCCTGCCGGGCGGCAAGAGGGTACCGGACCCTGCCTCACGCTATCAGCCGGATGATGTCGATGGGCCGAGCGAGGTCGTCGATCCGCTTGCCTTCGAATGGACGGATCTTGGCTGGCGCGGCCGCCCTTGGGAGGAGTGCGTTTTCTACGAGGTGCATATCGGCACGTTTACGCCGGAGGGCACCTTCCGGGCTGCGGCCGGAAAACTAGAACTTCTCGCGGAACTCGGCGTCACCGCCTTGCAGATCATGCCGCTCGCCGATTTCGCAGGCCGCTGGAACTGGGGCTACGACGGTGTCTCGTTATTTGCCCCCGACTCTTCTTACGGCCGGCCCGAGGATCTGAAAGCCCTGGTCAACCGCGCCCACGAGCTCGGCATGATGGTCATGCTGGATGTGGTCTACAATCACTTCGGACCGAAGGGGAACTACCTCCCGCTTTATGCGCCCATCCTCAACGACAAGGACACCCCTTGGGGGCCAGGGCTGAACGTCGATGGCGAAAATGCCACCGTTGTACGCGACCTGGTGCTGGCCAATGCCCGGTTCTGGATCAACGAGTATCGGTTCGACGGCCTGCGGTTCGACGCGCTGCACGCTATCGAGGACAGCGGCCCCAAACATCTGATCCAGGACCTGGCCGAACAGACGAGGGCTGCGAGCGACGGCCGGCACATCCACCTCATTGCCGAGAATTCCCACAACCAGGCAAGCTGGCTGAGACGGCGCGACGATGGAACGCCCTGGCTCTATACGGCCCAATGGAACGACGACCTGCACCACGGCCTGCATGCCCTCGTGACCGGCGAAGACCAATGGTACTATCAGCCCTACGCAAGCCGCATCGACCTCGTCGCGAAGGCCCTTGCCGAGGGCTTTGCCTTTCAGGGCGAGTATCTGGCGCGTGAAAATCGCATGCACGGCGAGCCGAGCGCCTTCCTGCCCCCGACGGCCTTCGTTTCTTTCATCCAGAACCACGACCACACCGGCAACCGGCCGGCTGGTGAGCGCATCGGCCAGTTGGTGCCACGCCAAGCGGCGCGCATGTTGGCGACGCTTTATCTGCTGTCGCCGCAAATTCCGATGCTGTTCATGGGCGAGGAATGGAACGCCTCTACACCGTTCTGTTTCTTCACCGACATCAAGGAACTGGGCGATATCATTCGCAGGGGCCGGGCAGAGGTACTCAAGGACTTTCCGGAAGCTTCCAAGGCCAAGCACATCGACCCCATGAGCGAGGACGCCTTCCTGAGCTGCAAGCTCAACTGGGATGAACGCTGCTCGCCGGTATCCGCCGAAATGCTGGAACTCTACCAAGATCTTCTTCGGCTGCGAGCCTCTGTCCTGACGCCACGCCTCGTCGGCATGGCCGGTAACAGCGGATCTTCGGAAATTCTAGGGCCCCACGCCTTCCATGTTCAATGGACGCTGGGCGACGGCTCCACACTCAATCTTGCCGCCAATCTCGGCGCCTCCCCTCAAAACGGCGACTGGCGGGCCGTCATCCCTCTCCGGTGCGAAGGTACATTCACAGATGACACCCTCGGACCTTACACGGCAATGTTCTGGCTAACCTGACGGGCAGAGGATATGCGATCCTCAAACACCCGGAAGCGTCGCCTTGCTCGAGGAGCGGGAGATTTTGATGTCGGCCAGCATATTGATCGTCGAGGATGAGTGGCTGATCGCAGAAGACTACGCCTCAATTCTGCGCCAGGCCGGTTATCGGATTGTCGGACCCTGCCCTTCGGTGCAGGCTGCGTTCTCTGCAATGGAAACTGAACTCATTGATGCCGCCTTGCTGGATGTCCAGTTGCACGATGAAATGAGTTTCCCGATCGCCGAACGCCTGCAAGCGCGGAATATTCCCTTCGCTTTTCTCAGCGGCTATAGCCGACAACATCTGCCATCCGAAATTGGCTTATGCGACCTCCTGGCCAAGCCGGTGGCCAAAGCGACATTACTGGCGACCATCAAGAAAATATGCCTCCAGGTCTAGCTGGTCTGCCACAACGGCGGAAGGCAATCACGGCCCCTCTTTGGGAGGCCGTGACTGAATAGGTGGTCGGTCAATGCTGACCGCCCTTGCGGCCGGCTTCGGCAGCACGATCGGGATCTTTTTTGAAGTTGCCGCCGGACTCCTGGCCGCCCTTGCGGCCCGCTTTCGCGGCGCGTTCGGGGTCATTCTTGAAGTTGCCGCCGGATTCCTGCCCCCCCTTGCGGCCTGCTTCCGCGGCCCGCTCCGGATCGTTCTTGAAGTTACCGCCGGACTCTTCGCCGCCCCTGCGGCCCGCCTCCGCGGCCCGTCCCGGATCGTTCTTGAAGTTGCCGCCGGATTCACGACCACCCTTGGCGGCGATTTCGCGCTGCTTGTCCTGATCCATCGAGGCAAAACCGCGGCGGGAGGTGTCTCCAGTGTTGGATTGCTGGTTGGGCATTACGTTTCTCCTTGGATCTTGTCTCGCTGCGTTGCTACAGCGAGATATAAACTCGCCACCCCACCAATTGTTCCTCACTCCTGGAGTTTCCTGGCCATTCCAGCTCAACATATTCAGCCAACCGAGCCGAACAGTGCATATTATAAATTTCGATTATGCATCATATTACGAATATCAACAAAATATATACTTAAAATAATACACATAAATATCCCATATAAAATAGATATTACATATTTTAGAATTTTTTACTATCCTCAATACCTTCCAGGCGCCGATAACGTCTGCCATTCATTCGGCGGTTTTCCCAGAGTCGGCGCTCCGGTAGCTCGCCAATCCGGCAAGCTGTCACGCAAGCGATGGAACTTTGGAAGCATCGGGCGGTTTCGACAAGGGACCGGTTTATCCCAGCCGCGCTGCGAGATCCTGCCCGTAGAGATCAGACAGCAAGGAGGCCACGATGACGATCAGAATGAAGCAAGTAACGCCCTTGGATGGCGGAGAATATCGCGTCGACTTCAACTTGATCGACAATATCGTCGTTTCCATCATGTTGCCACCATATGAGAGCGGCTCCACTCA is part of the Pleomorphomonas sp. PLEO genome and encodes:
- the glgX gene encoding glycogen debranching protein GlgX, giving the protein MRKVLPGSAFPLGVTVDDKGANFALFSDNATGVTLCLFDRFGVTEKERISLRECTNGVWHCYLPGVGRGQVYGWRVHGPWAPEAGHRFNPNKLLLDPYARQLVGDIRWNDTLYGYEIGAGDDADLVMDERDSAAYMPKARVVAGTPMVTTQHPHVSWAKTVIYEGHVRGLTMLHPLVPQTIRGTFSALGQPEFVDYLVRLGITTLELLPVQSFLQDRHLVDSGLSNYWGYNSLGFFAPEPRYLGDNGLESIGEAVDLLHQAGIEVILDVVYNHTCEGNHLGPTLSFKGIDNASYYRLLPDDSRYYDNLTGCGNALNTDHPRVLQMVLDSLRLWASVYGIDGFRFDLATTLGRRPNGFDPGHAFFNAILQDPLLGGLKLIAEPWDVGPGGYQLGSFPPGFSEWNGDYRDKVRGFWCGEEGLLPSFATRVAASQDIFAEGRRRPWSSVNFITAHDGFTLHDLVSYNHKHNEANGEDNRDGHDDNKSWNCGAEGETDDEAVNALRRRQKRNLLATLFLSQGVPMVLAGDECSNTQGGNNNAYCQDNEIGWVNWSDNDPELPRFVARLADLRKNHSALSRPEFLTGARNEMGQPDVVWFNNHGERMTEEDWGNPHSKCLTLRLAPVLESETPLLIMLNASHVAVRFQIPPGHPGDWEVVLATDTGFEDVRLADGAGFTMPARTVVLAEWREQSAVSFVPGGVLPTDAPDPIDK
- the treZ gene encoding malto-oligosyltrehalose trehalohydrolase, which codes for MTIRTVHREQEMKFGTQIIPNGVRFRLWAPLVPFVELEIDGWSLPMRQDVRGWYEAEVPGASPGSHYVFCLPGGKRVPDPASRYQPDDVDGPSEVVDPLAFEWTDLGWRGRPWEECVFYEVHIGTFTPEGTFRAAAGKLELLAELGVTALQIMPLADFAGRWNWGYDGVSLFAPDSSYGRPEDLKALVNRAHELGMMVMLDVVYNHFGPKGNYLPLYAPILNDKDTPWGPGLNVDGENATVVRDLVLANARFWINEYRFDGLRFDALHAIEDSGPKHLIQDLAEQTRAASDGRHIHLIAENSHNQASWLRRRDDGTPWLYTAQWNDDLHHGLHALVTGEDQWYYQPYASRIDLVAKALAEGFAFQGEYLARENRMHGEPSAFLPPTAFVSFIQNHDHTGNRPAGERIGQLVPRQAARMLATLYLLSPQIPMLFMGEEWNASTPFCFFTDIKELGDIIRRGRAEVLKDFPEASKAKHIDPMSEDAFLSCKLNWDERCSPVSAEMLELYQDLLRLRASVLTPRLVGMAGNSGSSEILGPHAFHVQWTLGDGSTLNLAANLGASPQNGDWRAVIPLRCEGTFTDDTLGPYTAMFWLT
- a CDS encoding response regulator; translation: MSASILIVEDEWLIAEDYASILRQAGYRIVGPCPSVQAAFSAMETELIDAALLDVQLHDEMSFPIAERLQARNIPFAFLSGYSRQHLPSEIGLCDLLAKPVAKATLLATIKKICLQV
- a CDS encoding general stress protein, giving the protein MPNQQSNTGDTSRRGFASMDQDKQREIAAKGGRESGGNFKNDPGRAAEAGRRGGEESGGNFKNDPERAAEAGRKGGQESGGNFKNDPERAAKAGRKGGQESGGNFKKDPDRAAEAGRKGGQH